A genomic region of Brevibacillus sp. JNUCC-41 contains the following coding sequences:
- a CDS encoding nucleoside hydrolase: MKPIIFDVDTGIDDAMAMAYALNSPELEVLGFTTCFGNVPVVESTRNTLAVLEKLNRRIPVFEGADQTLVRGRKKKYPKHVHGEDGLGNTLQFEPTIKASQGNAVDFIIDQVKSRPHEITIIAVGPLTNIALAIKKAPTIMSLVKEVVIMGGAVNVPGNVTPYAEANIISDPEAADQVFASGLPITLVGLDVTLQTYLLKSKLDDWRATGKESAKFLAEMTDYYMKAYENSHPGLGGCALHDPLAVGVAVDSSFVNTERMNVKVVTEGEETGRTIGQKDGESGIRVCTTVESGRFLKHFLERVI, from the coding sequence TTGAAACCAATCATATTTGATGTTGATACTGGGATTGATGATGCCATGGCAATGGCATATGCTTTAAATTCTCCGGAATTGGAAGTGCTCGGATTCACCACTTGCTTTGGTAACGTGCCCGTTGTTGAATCGACCCGCAATACACTTGCCGTTTTGGAAAAATTAAATAGGCGCATTCCGGTTTTTGAAGGTGCTGACCAAACTTTGGTGCGCGGAAGGAAGAAGAAATATCCGAAGCATGTTCATGGGGAAGACGGGTTAGGAAATACTCTTCAGTTTGAACCAACAATCAAAGCATCACAAGGAAATGCAGTAGATTTCATTATCGATCAAGTGAAAAGCCGACCGCATGAAATTACGATTATTGCAGTTGGACCACTGACTAACATTGCATTGGCGATTAAAAAAGCCCCAACGATCATGTCATTAGTAAAAGAGGTCGTTATTATGGGCGGTGCCGTAAACGTACCAGGAAATGTAACGCCTTATGCTGAAGCGAACATAATATCAGATCCTGAAGCAGCTGATCAGGTATTTGCTTCAGGACTGCCGATCACCCTAGTGGGCCTTGATGTGACACTCCAAACATACCTGTTGAAATCGAAGCTTGATGATTGGCGGGCCACTGGTAAGGAAAGCGCCAAATTTTTAGCAGAAATGACCGATTATTATATGAAAGCATATGAAAATTCCCATCCAGGCTTGGGCGGTTGCGCCCTTCACGATCCGCTTGCTGTCGGGGTTGCGGTTGATTCAAGTTTTGTGAATACAGAACGGATGAACGTCAAGGTGGTGACCGAGGGTGAAGAAACAGGCAGGACAATTGGTCAAAAGGATGGCGAATCTGGAATCCGCGTCTGTACTACTGTGGAAAGTGGTCGGTTTTTGAAACATTTTTTGGAACGGGTTATATGA
- a CDS encoding WXG100 family type VII secretion target: protein MSQIRVTPSELKDVARQYDNESQQVTDMIGRLDRMRDHLTGIWEGSSSEAFVGQYEELKPSFMDMARLLNEVSQQLNKSAQILEDTDNQIASQIRG, encoded by the coding sequence ATGTCACAAATTCGTGTAACACCTTCGGAACTGAAAGATGTAGCTAGACAATACGATAATGAAAGCCAACAAGTAACGGATATGATTGGTCGTTTAGATAGAATGAGAGATCATTTAACTGGTATTTGGGAAGGTTCTTCCAGTGAGGCTTTCGTAGGCCAGTACGAAGAATTAAAGCCTTCATTCATGGATATGGCACGTTTGTTGAATGAAGTTTCTCAACAATTGAATAAATCAGCTCAAATCCTTGAAGACACAGATAATCAGATTGCTAGTCAAATTCGCGGATAA
- a CDS encoding EsaB/YukD family protein, translating to MYIQLTIDLNRYTGEVFDLQVSNYRSIKKVVEIIWQVKDIASAPKEGYWVRVQNKEFVCSGYETLLDSGITTGDRLEIL from the coding sequence ATATATATTCAACTGACGATCGATTTAAACAGGTATACAGGGGAAGTGTTTGATTTGCAAGTGTCGAATTACCGCTCCATCAAGAAGGTTGTGGAAATAATATGGCAGGTAAAGGATATTGCCAGTGCACCTAAAGAAGGCTATTGGGTGCGGGTCCAGAATAAAGAGTTCGTATGTTCAGGTTATGAAACCCTGCTTGATAGCGGAATTACGACGGGGGACCGCCTTGAGATCCTTTAA
- the essB gene encoding type VII secretion protein EssB: MDEKKSSYLEKKTEAAMMRDDKGHSFVFQRAKLSMQDPLELQLIHEADDALRKHIEVTEDEVQIRVNPPASFFVFSKAKDKNPLSRWLASYQILKKTKNHELSRLQLVVCPENIVFDSSLAPYFLHYGVKDSLPPYENDQDELFKETKATISALVDGQYTFEEYLLYHKTLKLSNESQSILASGTWDELSTVIQNRIDALEKEEKAFVHIPEKKWKTGRYTLWGTVIVLVPLLLFTIYTLFFSHPKQEAYVASGESFLKQKYSEVIDRLENYDPKKMPYVVQYELAKSYVTYEPLDDVRKKNVENAITLQTDSQYLLYWIYIGRGMNEDAIDLARIMEDRELIMYGMVNQKEQIKLDDNLSGEEKETQIKEVDTELSQYEKEIKELQKQMEEQQDQNQPSTESNIEDKGAAEEKPAVKEEGEKESASKDSSNKSSEEKEKSKE; this comes from the coding sequence ATGGATGAGAAAAAATCCTCATATCTGGAGAAAAAAACAGAAGCTGCAATGATGAGGGATGATAAGGGGCATTCGTTCGTTTTCCAACGGGCAAAACTATCGATGCAAGACCCACTGGAATTACAGCTTATTCATGAAGCGGATGATGCTCTCCGGAAACATATAGAAGTGACAGAGGACGAGGTGCAGATCAGAGTAAATCCACCAGCCTCTTTTTTTGTTTTTTCAAAAGCTAAAGATAAAAATCCATTGAGTAGATGGTTAGCGTCTTATCAAATCTTGAAGAAAACCAAGAATCATGAATTGAGTCGCCTGCAACTAGTCGTCTGTCCAGAAAATATCGTTTTTGATTCAAGCTTGGCCCCATATTTCCTGCATTATGGTGTAAAAGACAGTTTGCCTCCTTATGAGAATGATCAAGATGAGCTATTTAAAGAAACGAAGGCAACGATTTCAGCGCTTGTGGATGGACAGTATACATTCGAAGAGTACCTGCTTTACCATAAAACACTGAAACTATCGAATGAATCACAAAGTATATTGGCATCGGGAACATGGGATGAGCTTTCCACGGTCATTCAAAATCGGATAGATGCTTTAGAGAAGGAAGAAAAAGCATTTGTGCATATCCCTGAAAAGAAATGGAAAACGGGCCGTTATACACTTTGGGGTACGGTGATCGTTCTAGTGCCACTGCTGTTGTTCACGATTTACACACTATTTTTCTCCCACCCTAAGCAGGAAGCATATGTAGCAAGCGGTGAAAGCTTCTTAAAACAAAAATACAGTGAAGTCATTGACCGTTTGGAAAACTACGATCCGAAAAAAATGCCGTATGTCGTTCAGTATGAACTGGCGAAGTCCTACGTCACTTATGAGCCGTTAGATGATGTCAGGAAGAAGAATGTAGAAAATGCAATCACATTGCAAACCGATAGTCAGTACCTCCTATATTGGATTTATATAGGCAGGGGCATGAACGAGGACGCGATCGATTTGGCGAGAATCATGGAGGATCGCGAATTGATTATGTATGGGATGGTAAACCAGAAAGAACAAATTAAGTTGGACGATAACCTTTCTGGGGAAGAAAAGGAAACGCAAATTAAAGAGGTCGATACTGAGTTGTCCCAATATGAAAAGGAAATAAAGGAATTGCAAAAGCAAATGGAGGAACAGCAAGATCAGAACCAGCCTTCAACAGAATCTAATATAGAGGATAAAGGCGCAGCGGAGGAAAAACCTGCTGTAAAAGAAGAAGGGGAAAAGGAATCTGCTTCCAAGGATTCCTCCAATAAATCATCTGAAGAAAAAGAGAAAAGCAAAGAGTGA
- the essC gene encoding type VII secretion protein EssC — protein MSLLWIYSKETYQSFTIKDDHNGPITIGPSKQDTITVYSIPFEYGSIKLKKHEGIDGYGVFREGKKLGDVKPFQSFTFHEGEETVGIFYTAGELEESLYYIGNLKEITLSAKVGATIRKEGPVSGNGFSFLLHKGQWLLMPKGNSTIFLNGERVTKTVPIQNGDLICWPNMVLRLVEGDLLMIHCAESYETSLSKMKKPISEMKKNYPQYRRTPRMIYELPDEKVTISFPSQESEDNNRGLWLILMPPLMMLIVMGVITIIQPRGIFIIISIVMFTTTLVTSTVQYFKDKKKQKSREEKRQRVYTRYLEQKREELQELSETQKKVLFYHYPSFERMKLLTESISDRIWERTLESEDALHFKIGTATIPSSYEVSVNSSDMSNRDIDDLLEQSQELVDVYKNLDDLPLSIDLSSGSMGLVGKESIVKRELQQLIGQLAFFHSYHDVRFVAIFPEKDYQEWEWMKWLPHFQLPHAYAKGFIYNEQSRDQILTSIYQLLRERDLDENKGKVRFTPHFVFIVTDRNLIAEHVILEYLEGKTDDLGISTIFAADAKESLTENVHTLVKYINDLEGEILIQQTKAVHTPFKLDAHSKEGNERYARTLRSLDHQKGMNNSIPETVSFLELLKVREVEDLPISQNWRTNQSSKSLAVPIGLKGKTDRVELNLHEKAHGPHGLVAGTTGSGKSELLQTYILSLAVHYHPHEVAFLLIDYKGGGMAQPFRQIPHLLGVITNIEGSKNFSARALASINSELKKRQRLFDRYEVNHINDYTDLYKEGKADEPLPHLFLISDEFAELKNEEPDFIRELVSTARIGRSLGVHLILATQKPGGVIDNQIWSNARFKISLKVQDANDSKEILKNSDAANITVTGRGYLQVGNNEVYELFQSAWSGAPYLEDTVGSEDEVALVTDLGLVQISNVSEQITDKKREKISEIEAVADRIVATQEVMDIKKLASPWLPPLSNRLSRNAERSLTSNQFHLGMKDEPELQSQTNYVYNWIEDGNVGVFGSSGYGKSTTVLTFLFSFADQFSPKELHYYIFDFGNSALLPIRQLPHTGEYFRFDELRKIEKFMLFMKAEMERRKQLFSEKELSNIKLYNALVEDKLPIIYIVVDNFDLVKDEMQDQEAQFVQFARDGQSLGIFMILTATRINAIRQPLMNSLKTKVVHYLMDSSEQYSVLGRTPYENEPVPGRALVKKDQTYLTQVYLPADGADDIAVLEEMKQAVAEHKVTYKETAKPPAIPMLPAHLDSSSFKSYCSQAIKKDSIPIGLSEESVAPVFVELNSNPFLLVVGQSRKGKTNVLKVLLESMLTQEIGEIGLFDGVDRGLSSYAIEEKVSYVETKDQITEWLDHISEIFEERERSYLAALENKSMKQLEFPRIMFVIDSISRIQQTIDGRIQDRISSLMKQYSHLGFSLIVAGNANDFTKGYDSLTTELKQVRQAVLLIKKSDQSLYTLSYSRKEEEIQPGYGYFVLNGQESKIQIPLSEERRRVQESV, from the coding sequence ATGAGTTTATTATGGATTTATTCTAAGGAGACCTACCAATCCTTTACGATCAAGGACGATCATAACGGTCCAATTACGATTGGCCCATCAAAACAGGATACGATCACGGTTTATTCCATTCCCTTTGAATATGGTTCCATCAAGCTAAAAAAACATGAAGGAATTGATGGATATGGGGTGTTTAGAGAGGGCAAGAAGCTTGGCGATGTAAAGCCATTCCAAAGCTTCACCTTTCATGAAGGAGAAGAAACGGTCGGGATTTTTTATACAGCAGGGGAATTGGAAGAAAGCCTCTATTATATAGGCAATTTGAAGGAAATCACTTTATCGGCCAAGGTGGGAGCGACTATCCGTAAAGAAGGACCAGTTTCAGGCAATGGATTTTCCTTTTTGCTTCATAAAGGGCAGTGGCTTCTCATGCCAAAGGGAAATAGCACGATATTCCTGAATGGTGAAAGGGTGACGAAGACTGTTCCCATTCAAAATGGTGATCTGATTTGCTGGCCGAATATGGTGTTGAGGTTGGTTGAAGGCGACTTATTGATGATTCACTGTGCCGAGAGCTATGAAACATCTTTATCTAAAATGAAGAAGCCAATTTCTGAAATGAAAAAAAACTATCCACAATATCGCAGGACACCAAGGATGATCTACGAATTGCCGGATGAGAAAGTGACAATATCTTTTCCGAGCCAGGAATCGGAAGATAATAATAGAGGGTTATGGCTAATCCTTATGCCACCTTTAATGATGCTAATCGTCATGGGGGTCATCACGATCATTCAGCCTCGGGGCATTTTCATCATCATATCGATTGTGATGTTCACAACGACTTTAGTTACCTCGACGGTACAATACTTTAAAGACAAAAAGAAGCAAAAATCCAGAGAAGAAAAACGTCAACGTGTATATACAAGGTATCTAGAACAGAAGAGGGAAGAATTGCAAGAGCTGTCTGAGACACAAAAGAAGGTGCTGTTCTATCATTACCCTTCCTTTGAAAGGATGAAGCTTCTCACTGAAAGTATCAGCGACCGTATATGGGAGCGAACTTTGGAAAGTGAAGATGCCCTGCACTTTAAGATCGGAACGGCGACCATACCCTCAAGTTATGAGGTATCCGTAAATAGTAGCGATATGTCCAATCGGGATATAGATGATTTACTTGAGCAGTCACAAGAACTGGTGGATGTATACAAAAACCTGGATGATCTTCCGTTATCCATCGATTTATCAAGCGGATCGATGGGCCTGGTCGGAAAGGAATCGATTGTTAAACGGGAGCTGCAACAATTGATTGGGCAACTGGCCTTTTTTCATAGTTATCATGATGTTCGATTTGTGGCCATTTTTCCGGAAAAGGATTACCAAGAATGGGAATGGATGAAATGGCTCCCTCATTTTCAATTGCCGCATGCCTATGCAAAAGGCTTTATATATAATGAGCAATCACGTGACCAGATACTGACCTCGATTTATCAGCTATTGAGGGAAAGGGATTTGGATGAGAACAAAGGGAAAGTGAGATTTACTCCCCATTTTGTCTTTATTGTCACGGATCGTAATTTAATTGCGGAGCATGTCATATTGGAATATTTAGAAGGCAAAACAGACGATTTAGGTATCTCGACGATTTTTGCAGCGGATGCAAAAGAAAGTTTGACTGAAAATGTCCATACGCTTGTGAAGTATATAAATGATCTTGAAGGTGAAATTCTCATCCAGCAAACGAAGGCCGTTCATACTCCTTTTAAACTTGATGCCCATTCAAAAGAAGGGAATGAGCGATATGCACGTACGCTGCGTTCACTAGATCATCAAAAAGGCATGAACAATTCCATACCGGAAACGGTATCATTTCTGGAATTATTGAAAGTTCGTGAAGTGGAAGATCTGCCTATTAGCCAAAACTGGCGGACCAATCAGTCTTCCAAATCCTTGGCAGTTCCCATTGGATTGAAAGGGAAAACGGATAGGGTTGAATTGAACTTGCATGAAAAGGCCCATGGCCCGCATGGATTGGTTGCTGGGACGACAGGGTCGGGGAAAAGTGAATTACTGCAAACCTACATCCTATCATTAGCCGTTCATTATCATCCGCATGAAGTTGCTTTTTTGCTCATTGATTATAAAGGTGGCGGAATGGCACAGCCATTCAGGCAGATTCCGCATCTGCTCGGAGTCATTACGAATATTGAGGGAAGCAAGAACTTCAGTGCAAGGGCATTAGCCTCCATCAATAGTGAATTGAAGAAACGCCAGCGCTTGTTCGATCGATATGAAGTCAATCATATCAACGATTACACGGACTTATACAAAGAAGGCAAAGCGGATGAACCGTTACCGCATTTATTTTTGATATCAGATGAGTTTGCGGAACTTAAAAACGAAGAACCGGATTTCATCCGTGAATTGGTGAGTACGGCGCGTATTGGACGGAGCTTGGGAGTTCATTTAATTCTTGCTACACAAAAGCCGGGCGGTGTAATTGATAACCAGATTTGGAGCAATGCCCGTTTTAAAATTTCCTTGAAAGTGCAGGATGCCAATGATAGTAAGGAAATTCTTAAAAATAGTGATGCGGCAAATATTACTGTCACCGGACGGGGATATTTACAGGTAGGAAATAACGAGGTTTATGAATTGTTCCAGTCTGCGTGGAGCGGTGCACCATATTTAGAGGATACGGTTGGATCTGAGGATGAAGTGGCACTTGTCACGGACCTCGGCCTTGTTCAAATCTCAAATGTATCGGAACAGATCACTGATAAGAAGAGAGAAAAGATTAGTGAAATTGAAGCCGTGGCAGATCGAATTGTGGCGACACAGGAAGTAATGGATATTAAGAAGCTGGCAAGCCCATGGCTGCCGCCTCTTTCAAATCGTTTATCGAGAAATGCTGAAAGAAGCTTGACGAGCAATCAATTCCACTTGGGAATGAAGGATGAGCCCGAATTGCAGAGCCAGACAAATTATGTATATAACTGGATTGAAGATGGGAATGTTGGGGTTTTTGGTTCTTCCGGATACGGCAAATCAACCACCGTTTTGACATTTCTCTTTAGTTTTGCAGATCAGTTCAGTCCAAAAGAGCTGCATTATTATATTTTCGATTTCGGGAATAGCGCTCTATTGCCAATACGACAGCTGCCTCATACAGGGGAATACTTCAGGTTCGATGAGTTAAGGAAAATTGAAAAGTTCATGTTATTCATGAAGGCGGAAATGGAAAGGCGTAAGCAGCTTTTTTCAGAAAAGGAGCTTAGTAACATAAAGCTTTATAATGCATTAGTGGAAGATAAATTGCCGATTATTTATATCGTCGTCGACAATTTCGACTTAGTGAAGGATGAGATGCAAGACCAGGAAGCGCAATTCGTTCAGTTTGCACGTGATGGACAATCACTTGGAATATTCATGATCTTAACGGCAACGAGAATCAATGCGATTCGCCAGCCGTTAATGAATAGTCTTAAGACGAAGGTCGTCCATTACTTAATGGACAGTTCGGAACAATATTCAGTTTTGGGGAGAACCCCTTATGAAAATGAACCTGTTCCGGGTAGGGCGTTGGTGAAAAAGGACCAAACCTATCTAACGCAGGTTTATCTACCAGCCGATGGTGCGGATGATATAGCCGTCTTGGAAGAAATGAAACAAGCCGTGGCAGAACATAAGGTTACATATAAGGAAACAGCCAAACCGCCTGCGATTCCGATGTTACCGGCTCATCTTGATTCCAGCAGCTTCAAGAGTTACTGCTCACAAGCCATTAAGAAGGATTCCATTCCAATCGGGCTTTCAGAGGAAAGTGTTGCACCTGTTTTCGTGGAGTTGAATTCCAATCCATTCCTGCTTGTCGTAGGACAGTCACGTAAAGGGAAAACGAATGTCCTTAAAGTGCTCTTGGAATCGATGCTTACACAGGAAATTGGGGAAATTGGTTTATTTGACGGAGTTGACCGTGGTCTATCCTCTTATGCTATAGAGGAGAAGGTGAGCTATGTGGAAACAAAAGATCAGATAACCGAATGGCTCGATCATATCTCTGAAATCTTTGAAGAACGTGAAAGAAGTTATCTAGCAGCATTGGAAAATAAATCGATGAAGCAACTGGAATTCCCACGGATCATGTTTGTCATAGATAGCATTTCAAGGATCCAGCAAACGATAGACGGCAGGATTCAGGATAGGATCAGCAGTTTGATGAAACAGTACAGCCATCTCGGGTTTAGTCTGATTGTCGCTGGAAATGCCAACGACTTCACGAAGGGGTATGACTCTTTGACTACCGAATTGAAACAAGTCAGACAGGCTGTTTTGCTTATTAAAAAATCGGACCAAAGCTTGTATACCCTCTCCTATTCCAGAAAAGAAGAAGAAATACAGCCGGGTTACGGATACTTTGTGCTGAATGGCCAGGAGAGTAAAATCCAAATACCACTAAGTGAAGAAAGAAGGAGAGTGCAAGAAAGTGTCTGA